Proteins co-encoded in one Montipora capricornis isolate CH-2021 chromosome 12, ASM3666992v2, whole genome shotgun sequence genomic window:
- the LOC138026022 gene encoding uncharacterized protein isoform X2, with product MRWRFHILEQDFSVSMLKIQAIFWLLLFTVSHLFVTARPRNSTQTAEPCGSSIHLTDPQGKISSGNFTGPYPTNISCTWIITLPQTSNLLLRFNSFNVYSSVKHCGGTKCRCDFLQLKELDPEKNSTGFNEKFCNDFPPKKVYNLRSRVRIRFVSHSPKEKEFEFSLSYKGTLLSRSMPKGSDFVPAKAALRSGIGSGAKLPVNQTLAATSEPAKNITDTLTQRKYPQNSTSSEVDVPLSAFTSKAPVNFQLTSETTVLPSVEQSGPTSLPRTFVPTGTKTQDRIWTNPVHIVNAVEQEEVEETVPDIIVLGPSVPVVMIFVLVVVGIAWWNYKFNSEELNRYESYAQSNKAKRHKKHLKNISKGNLYNRMTKDWRGQSFSVKTRASPMVGKKISFAGKLREGIRTPRPSPAHSEETMPLTKPATATPAFLSPDAAPSSVGSRPGSRPASLLLRDALINMLSGTETGETPSSGPASKRASKRVSFINEDAGQPLLKHEASLPEKELHIPAILVRHPSDDAVDRTAIPPEEPRDPGQEYSEPEVCFEDESPYLEGALLQNDTEGSSSWDGREEGDYPESIPEEIPERSLEGHIRDILRKSYGEEALSSLGPNTILSVPDEFLGMVRGSSQSTDKAISDSDRVDDVD from the exons ATGCGTTGGCGTTTTCATATACTGGAGCAAGATTTTTCTGTATCCATGTTGAAAATTCAAGCTATTTTCTGGTTGCTGTTGTTTACTGTATCACATCTCTTTGTGACTGCAAGACCAAGAAATTCAACACAAACAG ctgAACCATGCGGAAGTAGCATTCACCTGACCGACCCTCAAGGAAAAATATCCAGTGGTAATTTCACAGGACCATATCCCACAAACATCTCGTGCACGTGGATTATAACGCTCCCTCAAACCTCGAATTTGCTTTTGAGGTTTAATTCATTCAATGTTTATTCATCTGTAAAACACTGCGGTGGTACAAAGTGTCGATGTGATTTCCTTCAACTAAAAGAACTTGATCCGGAAAAAAATAGCACGGGATTTAATGAAAAATTTTGTAACGATTTCCCGCCGAAAAAAGTGTATAACTTGAGGTCCAGAGTAAGGATCCGCTTTGTTTCTCATTCaccgaaagaaaaagaattcgAGTTTTCACTGAGTTATAAAGGGACATTACTGTCTAGATCAATGCCAAAAGGTTCTGACTTTGTGCCAGCAAAGGCCGCTTTAAGATCTGGGATAGGGAGCGGTGCCAAGTTGCCTGTCAATCAAACCCTTGCGGCGACTTCAGAACCAGCTAAGAATATCACAGACACTCTAACACAACGAAAATACCCTCAGAATTCAACCTCGTCTGAGGTTGATGTGCCTTTATCTGCTTTTACCAGTAAGGCCCCAGTGAACTTTCAGCTTACGTCTGAGACAACTGTGTTACCTTCGGTTGAACAGTCCGGCCCGACTTCGCTTCCCAGAACCTTTGTACCGACTGGAACGAAAACACAAGACAGAATATGGACAAATCCAGTTCACATTGTAAATGCAGTAGAGCAGGAAGAGGTTGAAGAGACAGTTCCTGATATCATAGTCCTTGGTCCTTCAGTTCCTGTTGTTATGATCTTTGTCCTTGTTGTGGTGGGAATCGCTTGGTGGaattacaagtttaattcagAAGAACTTAATAG ATACGAGTCTTACGCTCAAAGCAATAAAGCTAAGAGACACAAAAAGCACTTGAAAAATATCAG cAAGGGAAACCTCTACAACCGAATGACAAAGGACTGGAGAGGGCAGTCATTCAGCGTGAAAACTCG AGCGAGTCCTATGGTAGGGAAAAAAATCTCTTTCGCCGGCAAACTTAGAGAGGG AATAAGAACTCCCAGGCCCTCTCCAGCTCATTCAGAGGAAACTATGCCTTTAACAAAGCCAGCCACAGCAACACCAGCTTTTCTTAGTCCTGATGCGGCTCCCTCAAGCGTCGGTTCTCGACCCGGTTCTCGCCCGGCCTCTCTACTATTACGGGATGCTTTGATTAATATGCTAAGCGGAACGGAGACTGG AGAAACGCCCAGTTCTGGTCCAGCTTCCAAGCGAGCCTCCAAACGCGTATCCTTCATAAATGAAGACGCAGGTCAACCACTGCTGAAACATGAAGCTAGTCTCCCGGAAAA GGAGTTGCATATCCCAGCAATCCTCGTGAGACATCCTAGTGATGACGCAGTTGACCGTACAGCAATTCCTCCCGAAGAACCGAGGGACCCTGGACAGGA ATATAGCGAACCAGAAGTATGTTTTGAAGATGAATCCCCGTATTTGGAGGGAGCCTTGTTGCAGAATGATACAGAGGGATCAAGTAGCTGGGATGGCCGAGA GGAGGGCGATTACCCGGAGTCAATTCCAGAGGAAATTCCAGAAAGAAGCCT CGAGGGACATATCAGAGACATTTTGAGAAAAAGTTACGGTGAAGAAGCATTGAGTAGCCTGGGACCAAATACTATACTCAGTGTCCCAGATG AGTTTCTCGGAATGGTACGAGGCTCATCCCAGTCCACGGATAAAGCGATCAGTGACTCGGACCGCGTTGATGACGTTGACTAG
- the LOC138026022 gene encoding uncharacterized protein isoform X1, with product MRWRFHILEQDFSVSMLKIQAIFWLLLFTVSHLFVTARPRNSTQTAEPCGSSIHLTDPQGKISSGNFTGPYPTNISCTWIITLPQTSNLLLRFNSFNVYSSVKHCGGTKCRCDFLQLKELDPEKNSTGFNEKFCNDFPPKKVYNLRSRVRIRFVSHSPKEKEFEFSLSYKGTLLSRSMPKGSDFVPAKAALRSGIGSGAKLPVNQTLAATSEPAKNITDTLTQRKYPQNSTSSEVDVPLSAFTSKAPVNFQLTSETTVLPSVEQSGPTSLPRTFVPTGTKTQDRIWTNPVHIVNAVEQEEVEETVPDIIVLGPSVPVVMIFVLVVVGIAWWNYKFNSEELNRYESYAQSNKAKRHKKHLKNISKGNLYNRMTKDWRGQSFSVKTRASPMVGKKISFAGKLREGIRTPRPSPAHSEETMPLTKPATATPAFLSPDAAPSSVGSRPGSRPASLLLRDALINMLSGTETGETPSSGPASKRASKRVSFINEDAGQPLLKHEASLPEKELHIPAILVRHPSDDAVDRTAIPPEEPRDPGQEYSEPEVCFEDESPYLEGALLQNDTEGSSSWDGREEGDYPESIPEEIPERSLIFPDLEDFLLNLDKDSLGDSPPYSCEGHIRDILRKSYGEEALSSLGPNTILSVPDEFLGMVRGSSQSTDKAISDSDRVDDVD from the exons ATGCGTTGGCGTTTTCATATACTGGAGCAAGATTTTTCTGTATCCATGTTGAAAATTCAAGCTATTTTCTGGTTGCTGTTGTTTACTGTATCACATCTCTTTGTGACTGCAAGACCAAGAAATTCAACACAAACAG ctgAACCATGCGGAAGTAGCATTCACCTGACCGACCCTCAAGGAAAAATATCCAGTGGTAATTTCACAGGACCATATCCCACAAACATCTCGTGCACGTGGATTATAACGCTCCCTCAAACCTCGAATTTGCTTTTGAGGTTTAATTCATTCAATGTTTATTCATCTGTAAAACACTGCGGTGGTACAAAGTGTCGATGTGATTTCCTTCAACTAAAAGAACTTGATCCGGAAAAAAATAGCACGGGATTTAATGAAAAATTTTGTAACGATTTCCCGCCGAAAAAAGTGTATAACTTGAGGTCCAGAGTAAGGATCCGCTTTGTTTCTCATTCaccgaaagaaaaagaattcgAGTTTTCACTGAGTTATAAAGGGACATTACTGTCTAGATCAATGCCAAAAGGTTCTGACTTTGTGCCAGCAAAGGCCGCTTTAAGATCTGGGATAGGGAGCGGTGCCAAGTTGCCTGTCAATCAAACCCTTGCGGCGACTTCAGAACCAGCTAAGAATATCACAGACACTCTAACACAACGAAAATACCCTCAGAATTCAACCTCGTCTGAGGTTGATGTGCCTTTATCTGCTTTTACCAGTAAGGCCCCAGTGAACTTTCAGCTTACGTCTGAGACAACTGTGTTACCTTCGGTTGAACAGTCCGGCCCGACTTCGCTTCCCAGAACCTTTGTACCGACTGGAACGAAAACACAAGACAGAATATGGACAAATCCAGTTCACATTGTAAATGCAGTAGAGCAGGAAGAGGTTGAAGAGACAGTTCCTGATATCATAGTCCTTGGTCCTTCAGTTCCTGTTGTTATGATCTTTGTCCTTGTTGTGGTGGGAATCGCTTGGTGGaattacaagtttaattcagAAGAACTTAATAG ATACGAGTCTTACGCTCAAAGCAATAAAGCTAAGAGACACAAAAAGCACTTGAAAAATATCAG cAAGGGAAACCTCTACAACCGAATGACAAAGGACTGGAGAGGGCAGTCATTCAGCGTGAAAACTCG AGCGAGTCCTATGGTAGGGAAAAAAATCTCTTTCGCCGGCAAACTTAGAGAGGG AATAAGAACTCCCAGGCCCTCTCCAGCTCATTCAGAGGAAACTATGCCTTTAACAAAGCCAGCCACAGCAACACCAGCTTTTCTTAGTCCTGATGCGGCTCCCTCAAGCGTCGGTTCTCGACCCGGTTCTCGCCCGGCCTCTCTACTATTACGGGATGCTTTGATTAATATGCTAAGCGGAACGGAGACTGG AGAAACGCCCAGTTCTGGTCCAGCTTCCAAGCGAGCCTCCAAACGCGTATCCTTCATAAATGAAGACGCAGGTCAACCACTGCTGAAACATGAAGCTAGTCTCCCGGAAAA GGAGTTGCATATCCCAGCAATCCTCGTGAGACATCCTAGTGATGACGCAGTTGACCGTACAGCAATTCCTCCCGAAGAACCGAGGGACCCTGGACAGGA ATATAGCGAACCAGAAGTATGTTTTGAAGATGAATCCCCGTATTTGGAGGGAGCCTTGTTGCAGAATGATACAGAGGGATCAAGTAGCTGGGATGGCCGAGA GGAGGGCGATTACCCGGAGTCAATTCCAGAGGAAATTCCAGAAAGAAGCCT AATATTTCCCGATCTCGAGGACTTCCTACTCAATTTAGATAAAGATTCTCTTGGCGATTCTCCGCCGTATAGTTG CGAGGGACATATCAGAGACATTTTGAGAAAAAGTTACGGTGAAGAAGCATTGAGTAGCCTGGGACCAAATACTATACTCAGTGTCCCAGATG AGTTTCTCGGAATGGTACGAGGCTCATCCCAGTCCACGGATAAAGCGATCAGTGACTCGGACCGCGTTGATGACGTTGACTAG